A genomic stretch from Desulfotignum balticum DSM 7044 includes:
- the hysB gene encoding NiFeSe hydrogenase small subunit, producing the protein MKDKQSLPDAQPKLAGISRRNFLKTLTGTAAGIGISQVFNPALIQALEKGLERHPVLWIQGQGCTGCSVSLLNSVDPSIADVLLKVISLQFHPTVSECEGETAMNHVYEVANEYKGRFSLVIEGAIPVAADGKYCILGEIGHREITMVDMVQELAPMAGSVLAVGTCAAFGGIPAAKGNVTGATGVRDFFKSKDITTPVVNIPGCPPHPDWIVGSIVHLLNAGIPELDYDGRPTLFFGENIHDNCPHLDDYDAAFMAATLSDPKGCRMDLGCKGPDTYADCYQRKWNSGLNWCVNNAVCIGCVEAGFPDAMSPFYEPAY; encoded by the coding sequence GTGAAAGACAAACAGTCGTTGCCGGATGCGCAACCCAAACTAGCAGGAATTTCCCGACGGAACTTTCTGAAAACCCTGACAGGAACTGCCGCTGGTATCGGTATTTCCCAGGTGTTCAACCCGGCGTTGATCCAGGCCCTGGAAAAGGGGCTGGAACGTCATCCCGTTCTGTGGATCCAGGGACAGGGATGCACCGGATGTTCCGTATCTCTTCTCAACAGTGTGGATCCATCCATTGCCGATGTACTGCTCAAGGTGATCAGCCTTCAGTTCCACCCCACTGTCAGTGAATGTGAAGGGGAAACGGCCATGAACCATGTGTATGAAGTGGCCAATGAATACAAAGGCCGGTTCTCTCTGGTCATTGAAGGGGCCATCCCCGTGGCTGCAGACGGCAAGTATTGTATTTTAGGAGAAATCGGCCACAGGGAAATCACCATGGTGGACATGGTTCAGGAACTCGCTCCCATGGCCGGTTCCGTTCTGGCCGTCGGCACCTGTGCCGCTTTCGGCGGTATCCCGGCCGCCAAAGGGAACGTCACCGGCGCCACGGGTGTCAGAGACTTTTTTAAATCAAAAGACATCACCACACCCGTCGTAAACATTCCGGGGTGCCCGCCCCATCCGGACTGGATCGTAGGATCCATTGTCCATCTGCTCAACGCAGGGATACCGGAACTGGATTATGACGGCCGCCCCACCCTGTTCTTTGGTGAAAACATTCATGACAACTGCCCCCATCTTGACGATTATGATGCCGCGTTCATGGCTGCCACACTCTCAGATCCCAAAGGATGCCGCATGGATCTCGGATGCAAAGGCCCGGACACCTATGCTGACTGCTACCAGCGGAAATGGAACTCCGGTTTGAACTGGTGTGTGAACAATGCCGTGTGTATCGGGTGTGTTGAAGCCGGTTTTCCGGATGCCATGTCCCCATTTTATGAACCCGCCTATTAA